From Candidatus Protochlamydia phocaeensis, one genomic window encodes:
- the sctV gene encoding type III secretion system export apparatus subunit SctV, with amino-acid sequence MRKILDGITARLGGDRSLEAISRSSDIALAVIIIGILVMIILPVNPHIIDYLIAINLTASIALLMVALYIPSAVHLSIFPSLLLITTLYRLGLNIASTRQILLHANAGEIIFQFGNFVVGGNFVVGGVIFLIITLVQFLVITKGAERVAEVAARFTLDAMPGKQMSIDADMRAGILDSNQAREKRLAIQKESQLYGAMDGAMKFVKGDAIAGIVITMINIVGGLIIGTAMNGMDAADAAKTYSLLSIGDGLISQIPALLISITAGIVTTRVSSEKAENLGSEISGQILKQPKALMITAAFLMGMSLVPGFPMPPFLIAAAALGLIGYALWSNEQKAATGGVVGGGSGGGTIQSAAAGGESAVDTSVRGHKVVSGGGVDSYALTLPVVLEVGRGLSIEIQKANKGSSFIDQMIPKMRQALYADLGVRFPGVHVRTDSPILDKDEYSIHLNEVPIVRGKILENYLLTNESEENLKRYNLPFVSYKNSLGLPSLWVEAKNKELLDKAGIKYWGSLEVMILHLSYFFRHYANEFVGIQEVKSMLEFVEKSFPDLVKEVTRLIPLQKMTDIFKRLIQEQISIKDLRTILEALGEWAQTEKDTVLLTEYVRSSLKRFISYKYSQGQSVLSVYILDPEIEDMVRGAIKQTSAGSYLALDPDSVQLILQGVRNTVSPPPPGGQPPVILTAIDVRRFVRKLIEMEFTDISVVSYQEIVPEIRIQPLGRIQIS; translated from the coding sequence ATTCGCAAAATACTTGATGGTATCACGGCCAGGCTTGGAGGTGATCGCTCATTGGAGGCGATTTCTCGTTCCAGCGATATTGCATTAGCTGTGATCATTATCGGTATCTTAGTCATGATCATTTTGCCGGTCAATCCGCATATTATCGACTATTTGATAGCCATTAACTTAACGGCTTCCATAGCCCTTTTGATGGTTGCGCTTTATATTCCTAGTGCCGTTCACTTGTCTATATTCCCCTCTTTGCTTTTGATTACCACGCTTTATCGCTTGGGATTAAATATTGCTTCCACCCGCCAGATTTTATTGCACGCTAATGCAGGTGAGATCATTTTCCAGTTCGGTAACTTTGTCGTCGGCGGTAACTTTGTCGTCGGCGGTGTTATTTTCTTGATCATTACCTTAGTCCAGTTCTTGGTTATCACCAAGGGTGCGGAAAGGGTCGCCGAAGTTGCCGCCCGTTTTACCTTGGACGCGATGCCTGGTAAGCAGATGAGTATCGATGCTGACATGCGCGCGGGAATTTTAGACTCCAACCAAGCGAGGGAAAAGCGCTTGGCCATTCAAAAGGAAAGCCAGCTCTACGGTGCGATGGACGGTGCCATGAAGTTCGTCAAGGGAGATGCGATCGCCGGTATTGTCATTACCATGATTAACATTGTTGGTGGATTAATTATCGGGACGGCTATGAATGGAATGGATGCTGCGGACGCTGCCAAGACTTATTCCCTTCTCTCCATTGGTGATGGGTTGATTTCTCAGATCCCTGCTCTTCTTATCTCTATCACGGCTGGTATTGTTACGACACGCGTATCGAGTGAAAAAGCAGAGAACCTAGGTAGTGAAATCTCCGGCCAGATTTTAAAACAACCTAAAGCGTTGATGATTACAGCTGCCTTTTTGATGGGTATGAGCTTGGTTCCCGGATTTCCCATGCCCCCCTTCTTAATCGCCGCCGCCGCCTTGGGCTTAATTGGTTATGCACTCTGGAGCAATGAGCAAAAGGCGGCTACCGGAGGTGTCGTCGGAGGTGGTAGTGGAGGAGGAACCATTCAATCGGCTGCAGCAGGCGGTGAATCCGCGGTTGACACATCGGTGCGAGGACATAAGGTTGTTTCCGGCGGCGGCGTAGACAGTTATGCGTTGACGCTTCCTGTCGTCTTAGAGGTGGGCCGAGGATTATCCATAGAAATTCAAAAAGCGAATAAGGGATCCAGCTTTATTGATCAAATGATCCCTAAAATGAGGCAAGCTCTCTATGCCGATTTGGGCGTACGCTTTCCGGGCGTACATGTACGCACAGATTCTCCCATCTTGGATAAGGATGAATACTCCATTCACTTGAACGAAGTCCCCATCGTTCGCGGAAAAATATTGGAAAACTATTTGCTGACCAATGAATCAGAAGAAAACCTCAAACGCTATAATCTTCCTTTTGTCTCCTATAAAAACTCGCTTGGCTTGCCTTCTTTGTGGGTAGAAGCGAAGAATAAAGAGCTATTGGACAAAGCAGGCATTAAATATTGGGGTTCGCTCGAGGTCATGATTTTGCACTTGTCTTACTTCTTCCGCCACTATGCGAACGAATTCGTTGGGATCCAAGAAGTCAAGTCCATGTTGGAATTTGTTGAGAAGTCTTTCCCCGATCTCGTCAAAGAAGTCACGCGTCTCATCCCGCTTCAAAAAATGACGGATATTTTTAAAAGGCTTATTCAAGAGCAAATTTCCATTAAAGATTTACGTACCATTCTAGAGGCCTTAGGTGAATGGGCGCAGACAGAAAAGGATACGGTCTTATTAACAGAATACGTCCGTTCTTCCCTCAAGCGCTTTATTAGTTATAAGTACTCGCAAGGACAATCTGTCTTATCTGTTTATATCTTAGACCCTGAAATTGAAGACATGGTGCGCGGTGCCATTAAACAAACCTCTGCAGGTTCATATCTTGCTTTAGACCCAGACTCTGTTCAATTGATCTTACAAGGCGTTCGAAATACCGTTTCTCCACCACCTCCAGGCGGGCAACCCCCTGTGATTTTGACAGCTATCGACGTCCGACGCTTCGTTCGCAAGCTCATCGAAATGGAATTTACTGATATTTCTGTTGTTTCATACCAAGAAATTGTTCCTGAAATTCGAATACAACCATTAGGACGTATTCAGATCTCTTAA